The Palaemon carinicauda isolate YSFRI2023 unplaced genomic scaffold, ASM3689809v2 scaffold8, whole genome shotgun sequence genome includes a window with the following:
- the LOC137637496 gene encoding collagen alpha-1(III) chain-like, giving the protein MEQYEQRQKKERKKRKKGKKAEEKRQQAERQEELERKRRELEEQQNEFPGQEEWDENYPQWNNGDQGFEYPQEPWNQPWFDYDLQQWINPEQDPWYQFSFPGMENPNEGWPEADENLDPYEGWPEADENLDPNGDGGHGHVKEEDVPRKRPRKEMEAGKEGKPDERPVRPRPDERPARPRPDERPARPGPDERPARPRPDECPARPRPDERPARPRPDERPARPRPDEHPARPRPDERPARPGPDERPARPRPDERPARPRPDERPARPRPDEHPARPRPNEHIARPRPDERPARPRPDERPARPRPDERIARPRPDERPARPRPDERPARPRPDERPARPRPDERPARGGHNGRPVRGRPNRPPVRGGHNGAPVRGRPNCPPVRGGHNGRPVKGRPNRPPVRGGHNGPPVRGRPNCPPVRGGHNGRPVKGRPNRPPVRGGHNGPPVRVRGGHNGRPVRGRPNRPPVRGGHNGAPVRGRPNCPPVRGGHNGRPVKGRPNRPPVRGGHNGPPVRGRPNCPPVRGGHNGRPVKGRPNRPPVRGGHNGRPVKGRPNRPPVRGGHNGPPVRGRPNCPPVRGGHNGRPVKGRPNRPPVRGGHNGPPVRGRPNCPPVNGGHNRPPVRDRPNRPPVRGGHNGRPVKGRPNRPPVRGGHNGPPVRGRPNCPPVRGGHNGRPVKGRPNCPPVRGGHNGPPVRGRPNCPPVRGGHNGRPVKGRPNCPPVRGGHNGPPVRGRPNCPPVRGGHNGRPVKGRPNRPPVRGGHNGRPVRGRPNRPPVRGGHNGPPVRGRPNCPPVNGGHNRPPVRDRPNRPPVRGGHNGRPVKGRPNRPPVRGGHNGRPVRGRPNCPPVRGGHNGRPVKGRPNRPPVRGGHNGPPVRGRPNCPPVNGGHNGPPVRDRPNRPPVRGLPN; this is encoded by the exons ATGGAACAGTACGAACAACGTCAG aaaaaggaaagaaagaagagaaagaagggaAAGAAAGCAGAAGAGAAAAGACAGCAAGCAGAAAGGCAAGAAGAATTAGAAAGGAAAAGAAGAGAATTAGAGGAACAACAAAATGAATTCCCTGGCCAGGAGGAATGGGACGAAAACTATCCCCAATGGAACAATGGAGACCAAGGGTTCGAGTACCCTCAAGAACCATGGAACCAACCGTGGTTCGACTACGATCTACAACAATGGATTAACCCGGAACAAGATCCTTGGTACCAATTTAGCTTTCCAGGAATGGAAAATCCAAATGAAGGATGGCCCGAAGCAGATGAAAACCTTGATCCATATGAAGGATGGCCAGAAGCAGATGAAAACCTTGATCCAAATGGGGATGGTGGACACGGGCACGTAAAGGAAGAAGACGTACCAAGAAAACGGCCGAGAAAGGAAATGGAAGCAGGGAAGGAGGGAAAGCCTGATGAACGCCCAGTAAGACCAAGGCCTGATGAACGTCCAGCAAGACCTAGGCCTGATGAACGCCCTGCAAGACCCGGGCCTGATGAACGCCCAGCAAGACCAAGGCCTGATGAATGCCCAGCAAGACCAAGGCCTGATGAACGCCCAGCAAGACCAAGGCCTGATGAACGCCCAGCAAGACCAAGGCCTGATGAACACCCAGCAAGACCAAGGCCTGATGAACGCCCAGCAAGACCCGGGCCTGATGAACGCCCAGCAAGACCTAGGCCTGATGAACGCCCAGCAAGACCAAGGCCTGATGAACGCCCAGCAAGACCTAGGCCTGATGAACACCCAGCAAGACCTAGGCCTAATGAACACATAGCGAGACCAAGGCCTGATGAACGCCCAGCAAGACCTAGGCCTGATGAACGCCCAGCAAGACCAAGGCCTGATGAACGCATAGCAAGACCAAGGCCTGATGAACGCCCAGCAAGACCTAGGCCTGATGAACGCCCTGCAAGACCTAGGCCTGATGAACGCCCAGCAAGACCCAGGCCTGATGAACGCCCCGCAAGAGGCGGGCATAATGGACGCCCAGTAAGAGGCAGGCCTAATCGCCCCCCAGTAAGAGGTGGGCATAATGGGGCCCCAGTAAGAGGCAGGCCTAATTGCCCCCCAGTAAGAGGCGGGCATAATGGACGCCCAGTAAAAGGCAGGCCTAATCGCCCCCCAGTAAGAGGCGGGCATAATGGGCCCCCAGTAAGAGGCAGGCCTAATTGCCCCCCAGTAAGAGGCGGGCATAATGGACGCCCAGTAAAAGGCAGGCCTAATCGCCCCCCAGTAAGAGGCGGGCATAATGGGCCCCCAGTAAGAG TAAGAGGCGGGCATAATGGACGCCCAGTAAGAGGCAGGCCTAATCGCCCCCCAGTAAGAGGCGGGCATAATGGGGCCCCAGTAAGAGGCAGGCCTAATTGCCCCCCAGTAAGAGGCGGGCATAATGGACGCCCAGTAAAAGGCAGGCCTAATCGCCCCCCAGTAAGAGGCGGGCATAATGGGCCCCCAGTAAGAGGCAGGCCTAATTGCCCCCCAGTAAGAGGCGGGCATAATGGACGCCCAGTAAAAGGCAGGCCTAATCGCCCCCCAGTAAGAGGCGGGCATAATGGACGCCCAGTAAAAGGCAGGCCTAATCGTCCCCCAGTAAGAGGCGGGCATAATGGGCCCCCAGTAAGAGGCAGGCCTAATTGCCCCCCAGTAAGAGGCGGGCATAATGGACGCCCAGTAAAAGGCAGGCCTAATCGCCCCCCAGTAAGAGGCGGGCATAATGGGCCCCCAGTAAGAGGCAGGCCTAATTGCCCCCCAGTAAATGGCGGGCATAATAGGCCCCCAGTAAGAGACAGGCCTAATCGCCCCCCAGTAAGAGGCGGGCATAATGGACGCCCAGTAAAAGGCAGGCCTAATCGCCCCCCAGTAAGAGGCGGGCATAATGGGCCCCCAGTAAGAGGCAGGCCTAATTGCCCCCCAGTAAGAGGCGGGCATAATGGACGCCCAGTAAAAGGCAGGCCTAATTGCCCCCCAGTAAGAGGCGGGCATAATGGGCCCCCAGTAAGAGGCAGGCCTAATTGCCCCCCAGTAAGAGGCGGGCATAATGGACGCCCAGTAAAAGGCAGGCCTAATTGCCCCCCAGTAAGAGGCGGGCATAATGGGCCCCCAGTAAGAGGCAGGCCTAATTGCCCCCCAGTAAGAGGCGGGCATAATGGACGCCCAGTAAAAGGCAGGCCTAATCGCCCCCCAGTAAGAGGCGGGCATAATGGACGCCCAGTAAGAGGCAGGCCTAATCGCCCCCCAGTAAGAGGCGGGCATAATGGGCCCCCAGTAAGAGGCAGGCCTAATTGCCCCCCAGTAAATGGCGGGCATAATAGGCCCCCAGTAAGAGACAGGCCTAATCGCCCCCCAGTAAGAGGCGGGCATAATGGACGCCCAGTAAAAGGCAGGCCTAATCGCCCCCCAGTAAGAGGCGGGCATAATGGACGCCCAGTAAGAGGCAGGCCTAATTGCCCCCCAGTAAGAGGCGGGCATAATGGACGCCCAGTAAAAGGCAGGCCTAATCGCCCCCCAGTAAGAGGCGGGCATAATGGGCCCCCAGTAAGAGGCAGGCCTAATTGCCCCCCAGTAAATGGCGGGCATAATGGGCCCCCAGTAAGAGACAGGCCTAATCGCCCCCCAGTAAGAGGCCTGCCTAATTAA
- the LOC137637499 gene encoding golgin subfamily A member 6-like protein 7 produces MKGKKREEELERLKGQGKKREEELERPKEQGKKREEELGRLKEQGKKREEELERLKEQGKKSEDELERLKEQGKKKEEELERLKEQGKKREEELERLKELGKKKDEELERLQEQGKKREEELERLQEQGKKKDEELGRLQEQGKKKDEELEHLQEQGKKKEQELECLQEQGKKSEEELERLKELGKKKDEELERLQEQGKKREEELERLQEQGKKKDEELRRLQEQGKKKEQELEHLQEQGKKKEQELECLQEQGKKSEEELERLQRELDREKQKNDCLRELNELRKHHNIMQGLSCENNSAFTRPGLITFGIEEQELEEDSALTIAEKEEEPQRMQNKMKNFVKIVKVSRNLNQDYSGQHEKNFMNNS; encoded by the coding sequence ggaaaaaagagagaagaggagTTAGAGCGCCTTAAAGGACagggaaagaagagagaagaggagtTAGAGCGCCCTAAAGAACaaggaaagaagagagaagaggagtTAGGGCGCCTTAAAGAACagggaaagaagagagaagaggagtTAGAGCGCCTTAAAGAACAGGGAAAGAAGAGCGAAGATGAGTTAGAGCGCCTTAAAGAACagggaaagaagaaagaagaggagttAGAGCGCCTTAAAGAACagggaaagaagagagaagaggagtTAGAGCGCCTTAAAGAACTGGGAAAGAAGAAAGATGAGGAGTTAGAGCGCCTTCAAGAACagggaaagaagagagaagaggagtTAGAGCGCCTTCAAGAACAGGGAAAGAAGAAAGATGAGGAGTTAGGGCGCCTTCAAGAACAGGGAAAGAAGAAAGATGAGGAGTTAGAGCACCTTCAAGAACAGGGAAAGAAGAAAGAACAGGAGTTAGAGTGCCTTCAAGAACAGGGAAAGAAGAGCGAAGAGGAGTTAGAGCGCCTTAAAGAACTGGGAAAGAAGAAAGATGAGGAGTTAGAGCGCCTTCAAGAACagggaaagaagagagaagaggagtTAGAGCGCCTTCAAGAACAGGGAAAGAAGAAAGATGAGGAGTTAAGGCGCCTTCAAGAACAGGGAAAGAAGAAAGAACAGGAGTTAGAGCACCTTCAAGAACAGGGAAAGAAGAAAGAACAGGAGTTAGAGTGCCTTCAAGAACAGGGAAAGAAGAGCGAAGAGGAGTTAGAGCGCCTTCAACGAGAGCTTGACCGGGAAAAGCAAAAGAACGATTGCCTAAGGGAGCTCAATGAGTTACGTAAACACCATAACATAATGCAGGGTCTTTCATGCGAAAACAATTCTGCCTTTACAAGGCCGGGCCTGATAACATTTGGAATAGAGGAACAAGAATTAGAAGAGGATTCTGCTCTTACTATTGCGGAAAAAGAGGAGGAACCACAAAGGatgcaaaacaaaatgaaaaactttGTGAAAATTGTGAAAGTGTCACGAAATCTGAATCAAGACTACAGTGGTCAGCACGAGAAAAACTTTATGAACAACTCATAA